From Topomyia yanbarensis strain Yona2022 chromosome 1, ASM3024719v1, whole genome shotgun sequence, one genomic window encodes:
- the LOC131694137 gene encoding uncharacterized protein LOC131694137 translates to MRLEKGRFTKDFDDMRYWTDEFTSNFHMNAEQFDELYRRIRHKLEPKRWTRADCISAKHKLAYTVEYLAGGPFFEKYGASNYRISSTESSKILRETCQAIYEELAGTEFMEFSAKNWLGVANNFRSKWNMPNCVGAIDDKHIRIKCPPNAGSLYYNYKRYHSIILLAACDADYRFTFIDVGSPGADGDMNVFGRTKFGQDILEDCGLLELPPDASVNGIDIPFFFVGDDAFPLSSRIMKPYGTGSAFSNEQKIFNYRLSRARRTIENAFGLLTMRWGCLRSEFLCYPDKVKVIVGACCALHNFLLKSSHFDHVDRIENGVFIEGEWRRLNQLDQINLPRRGRPNEIASNIRKILTNFFAEIDVLPFQSDRAHCI, encoded by the exons ATGCGTCTAGAAAAAGGAAGGTTCACAAAGGAT TTCGACGATATGCGTTATTGGACAGACGAGTTCACCAGCAACTTTCATATGAACGCAGAGCAATTTGACGAACTGTATCGTCGAATACGACATAAACTTGAACCAAAAAGATGGACTCGGGCTGATTGCATTAGCGCAAAACATAAACTGGCGTATACCGTTGA ATACCTTGCCGGTGGACCTTTCTTCGAGAAGTATGGAGCAAGTAACTATCGCATTAGTTCCACTGAAAGTTCGAAAATCTTGCGGGAGACTTGTCAGGCAATTTACGAGGAACTAGCAGGAACTGAATTCATGGAATTCTCAGCAAAGAACTGGTTGGGTGTGGCAAATAACTTCCGTAGTAAATGGAACATGCCGAATTGCGTCGGAGCCATCGACGACAAGCACATCCGCATTAAATGTCCCCCAAACGCAGGGTCATTGTATTACAATTACAAA CGTTACCACAGCATCATACTCTTGGCAGCATGTGATGCAGATTATCGTTTCACTTTTATAGATGTTGGATCTCCTGGTGCGGATGGCGATATGAATGTTTTTGGAAGAACTAAATTTGGCCAGGATATTCTGGAGGATTGCGGTTTGTTGGAATTACCACCTGATGCCAGTGTGAATGGGATAGATATTCCATTTTTCTTCGTTGGAGATGATGCATTCCCACTTTCTTCTCGGATAATGAAGCCATATGGTACAGGAAGTGCGTTCTccaatgaacaaaaaattttcaactacaGACTTTCTCGAGCTCGCAGAACGATTGAAAATGCCTTTGGCTTACTAACAATGAGGTGGGGCTGTCTGAGGTCCGAATTTCTATGCTATCCGGACAAAGTTAAAGTTATTGTGGGTGCTTGTTGTGCACTCCACAATTTTCTTCTGAAATCATCTCATTTTGATCACGTTGATCGAATTGAGAACGGAGTTTTTATTGAAGGAGAATGGCGTCGTTTGAATCAACTGGATCAAATTAATTTACCAAGACGTGGACGTCCGAACGAAATAGCAAGCAACATACGGAAAATACTCACAAACTTCTTTGCTGAAATCGATGTACTACCATTCCAAAGCGATCGTGCTCATTGCATTTGA